A single Comamonas sp. NLF-1-9 DNA region contains:
- the mutS gene encoding DNA mismatch repair protein MutS, producing MAQYLALKAEYPETLLLYRMGDFYELFYADAEKAARLLDITLTQRGQSGGQPVVMAGVPFHALENYLARLIKLGESVAIAEQVGDVAAAKGPVERKVVRVVTPGTITDSELLSDKAEALLLALHQGPRARCGLAWLSVTQGRVFLAECAPDELAAWLTRIAPSELIYSAGVTQRFEQQLQQFQHRGALACPLTPRPDWQFDGPLGERSLCEHLGAASLAAWQAENLHEAHAAAAALLHYAEHTQGRTLTHLHSVQVQRDDALITLPASTVRNLELVQTLRGESSPTLLSLLDTCMTGMGSRLLRAWLLQPERDRGAARQRLAATQALRGGAWQVLREQLKGVADVERITARIALRQVRPRELLALAHTLEKKELLALSGQASEPYLTDIFAQLRPPATALDLLRSAIAPEPAALVRDGGVIADGFDAELDELRAIQSNCDGFLLELEAREKERSGIPNLRVQFNKVHGFYIEVTTSHLDKVPGDYRRRQTLKNAERFITPELKAFEDKALSAQERALQREKWLYEQVLDRLQPEVAQLIRVAQALAQLDVLCCLAERSLTLNWCAPSFATDPCIDIEAGRHPVVEARLAEASSGAFIPNPTRLHARQRMQIITGPNMGGKSTYMRQVAIIVLLASMGSHVPATSCRLGPIDAIHTRIGAADDLANAQSTFMLEMVEAAQILHAATPESLVLMDEIGRGTSTFDGLALASSIARHLHDKSQAFTLFATHYFELTELPASARHAINLHVSAVESGQDIAFLHEIQPGPASRSYGIQVAKLAGMPASVLHHARHALEALQTRAQEAQRQVDLFAAPPAPPPSAPSAAEAALAQLNPDQLSPRDALDALYQLKALLKS from the coding sequence ATGGCGCAGTACCTCGCGCTCAAGGCCGAGTACCCCGAGACGCTGCTGCTCTACCGCATGGGCGACTTCTACGAGCTGTTCTACGCCGATGCCGAGAAGGCCGCGCGGCTGCTCGACATCACGCTGACGCAGCGCGGGCAGTCGGGCGGGCAGCCGGTGGTGATGGCCGGAGTGCCTTTTCATGCGCTTGAAAATTACCTGGCGCGGCTCATCAAGCTGGGTGAATCGGTGGCGATTGCCGAGCAGGTGGGCGACGTGGCCGCCGCCAAAGGGCCGGTCGAACGCAAGGTGGTGCGCGTGGTCACGCCCGGCACCATCACCGACAGCGAGCTGCTGAGCGACAAGGCCGAAGCGCTGCTGCTGGCGCTGCACCAGGGGCCGCGTGCGCGCTGCGGCCTGGCCTGGCTGTCGGTGACGCAGGGACGGGTGTTTCTGGCCGAATGCGCGCCGGATGAGCTCGCGGCCTGGCTCACGCGCATCGCGCCCAGCGAGCTGATCTACAGCGCCGGTGTGACCCAGCGCTTTGAGCAGCAATTGCAGCAATTTCAACACCGGGGTGCATTGGCCTGTCCGCTCACGCCGCGCCCAGACTGGCAGTTTGACGGCCCCTTGGGCGAGCGCAGCCTGTGCGAGCACCTCGGTGCCGCAAGCCTGGCCGCCTGGCAGGCGGAGAACCTGCACGAGGCCCACGCCGCCGCCGCTGCCTTGCTGCACTACGCCGAACACACCCAGGGGCGCACGCTCACCCATTTGCACAGCGTGCAGGTGCAACGCGACGACGCGCTGATCACCCTGCCCGCGAGCACGGTGCGCAACCTGGAACTGGTGCAAACCTTGCGCGGCGAAAGCAGCCCTACCCTGCTGTCGCTGCTGGACACCTGCATGACCGGCATGGGCAGCCGCCTGCTGCGCGCCTGGCTGCTGCAGCCCGAGCGCGACCGCGGGGCAGCGCGCCAGCGCCTGGCCGCCACCCAGGCGCTGCGCGGCGGGGCCTGGCAGGTGCTGCGCGAGCAGCTCAAGGGCGTCGCCGACGTGGAGCGCATCACGGCGCGCATTGCGCTGCGCCAAGTGCGCCCGCGCGAGCTGCTGGCCTTGGCGCATACGCTAGAAAAAAAGGAGCTGCTCGCGCTTTCTGGACAAGCGTCAGAACCCTATTTGACCGATATTTTTGCGCAACTGCGTCCTCCTGCCACGGCGCTCGATCTGCTGCGCTCGGCCATCGCCCCCGAGCCCGCAGCGCTGGTGCGCGACGGCGGCGTGATTGCCGACGGCTTTGACGCCGAGCTCGACGAGCTGCGCGCCATCCAGAGCAATTGCGACGGCTTTCTGCTCGAGCTGGAAGCGCGCGAGAAGGAGCGCAGCGGCATCCCCAACCTGCGCGTGCAGTTCAACAAGGTGCATGGCTTCTACATCGAAGTCACCACCAGCCATCTGGACAAGGTGCCGGGCGACTACCGCCGCCGCCAGACGCTGAAGAATGCCGAGCGCTTCATCACGCCCGAGCTCAAGGCTTTCGAGGACAAGGCCTTGTCCGCCCAGGAGCGCGCGCTGCAGCGCGAAAAGTGGTTGTACGAGCAGGTGCTCGATCGACTGCAGCCCGAGGTAGCGCAGCTCATCCGCGTCGCCCAGGCGCTGGCGCAGCTCGATGTGCTCTGTTGCCTGGCCGAGCGCTCGCTGACGCTGAACTGGTGCGCGCCCAGCTTTGCCACCGACCCCTGCATCGACATCGAGGCCGGCCGCCACCCTGTCGTGGAAGCACGCCTGGCCGAGGCTTCCAGCGGCGCCTTCATCCCCAACCCCACGCGCTTGCACGCCAGGCAGCGCATGCAGATCATCACCGGGCCCAACATGGGCGGCAAATCCACCTACATGCGCCAGGTGGCCATCATCGTGCTGCTGGCCAGCATGGGCAGCCACGTGCCGGCAACAAGCTGCCGCCTGGGGCCGATCGACGCGATCCACACCCGCATCGGCGCGGCCGACGACCTGGCCAACGCGCAATCGACCTTCATGCTGGAGATGGTGGAAGCGGCGCAAATCCTGCACGCTGCCACGCCCGAAAGTCTGGTGTTGATGGACGAGATCGGCCGCGGCACCAGCACCTTCGACGGCCTGGCACTGGCGTCGAGCATTGCCCGCCATCTGCACGACAAGAGCCAGGCCTTCACGCTGTTTGCCACGCACTACTTCGAACTCACCGAATTGCCCGCAAGTGCCCGCCACGCCATCAACCTGCATGTGAGCGCGGTGGAAAGCGGCCAGGACATCGCCTTTCTGCACGAGATCCAGCCCGGGCCGGCCAGCCGCAGCTACGGCATTCAGGTGGCCAAACTGGCCGGCATGCCCGCCAGCGTGCTGCACCATGCGCGCCATGCGCTGGAGGCGCTGCAGACGCGCGCTCAGGAAGCGCAGCGCCAGGTCGACCTGTTTGCCGCCCCGCCGGCGCCGCCGCCCAGCGCGCCGAGTGCGGCCGAGGCTGCGCTTGCGCAGCTCAACCCCGACCAGCTCAGCCCGCGCGATGCGCTGGATGCGCTCTACCAGCTCAAGGCCTTGCTCAAAAGCTGA
- a CDS encoding IscS subfamily cysteine desulfurase, with the protein MAVSPPIYLDYGATTPCDTRVVDAMLPWLRTRFGNPASSSHAWGWEAQEAVQRAREQVAALVGADAREIVWTSGATESINLALKGVAESYQHKGRHFITLKTEHKAVLDTMHELQQRGCEVTCLDVQPDGLLDLQRLADALREDTVLVSVLFVNNEIGVVQDIAAIGALCRERGVLLHVDAAQATGRVDIDLASLPVDLMSMTAHKTYGPKGVGALYVRRKPRVRLSAQIHGGGHERGLRSGTLPTHQIVGMGEAFRIAGREMHEDNAHARAFQQRLLAGLLPLGEILVNGSLDQRVPQNLNLSVPCVEGEALMSAIRGVALSSGSACTSASAEPSHVLRALGRSDELAHSSLRITTGRFTTEREIDQAVQAIREAVLRLRAISPLWEMHQQGVDVDALQWAPALSDR; encoded by the coding sequence ATGGCCGTTTCTCCCCCCATCTATCTCGACTATGGCGCGACCACCCCGTGCGACACGCGGGTGGTCGACGCCATGCTTCCCTGGCTGCGCACGCGCTTTGGCAACCCGGCGTCCAGTTCCCACGCCTGGGGCTGGGAGGCGCAGGAAGCGGTACAGCGCGCGCGCGAGCAGGTGGCCGCGCTGGTCGGCGCCGATGCGCGCGAGATCGTCTGGACCAGCGGCGCGACCGAGTCGATCAATCTTGCGCTCAAGGGCGTAGCCGAGAGCTACCAGCACAAGGGCAGGCATTTCATCACCCTCAAGACCGAGCACAAGGCGGTGCTCGACACCATGCACGAGCTGCAGCAGCGCGGCTGCGAGGTCACTTGCCTGGACGTGCAGCCCGATGGCTTGCTCGACCTGCAGCGCCTGGCCGACGCGCTGCGCGAGGACACCGTGCTGGTCAGCGTGCTGTTCGTGAACAATGAAATCGGCGTGGTGCAAGACATCGCCGCGATCGGCGCCTTGTGCCGCGAGCGCGGCGTGCTGCTGCACGTGGATGCGGCCCAGGCCACGGGGCGGGTGGACATCGACCTGGCCAGTCTGCCGGTGGACTTGATGAGCATGACGGCGCACAAAACCTATGGCCCCAAGGGCGTGGGCGCGCTGTATGTCCGGCGCAAACCCAGGGTGCGGCTGAGCGCGCAGATACACGGTGGCGGGCACGAGCGCGGGCTGCGCTCGGGCACGCTGCCCACGCACCAGATCGTCGGCATGGGCGAGGCCTTTCGCATCGCCGGGCGCGAGATGCACGAGGACAACGCGCATGCGCGCGCATTCCAGCAGCGGCTGCTCGCGGGCCTGCTGCCGCTGGGCGAGATACTGGTCAATGGCAGCTTGGACCAGCGCGTGCCGCAGAACCTGAACCTGAGCGTGCCTTGTGTGGAAGGCGAGGCCTTGATGAGCGCGATCCGCGGCGTGGCGCTGTCCTCGGGTTCCGCCTGCACCTCGGCCAGCGCCGAACCCAGCCACGTGCTGCGCGCGCTGGGGCGCAGCGACGAGCTCGCGCACAGCAGCCTGCGCATTACCACCGGACGCTTTACCACCGAGCGCGAGATCGACCAGGCGGTGCAGGCGATACGCGAGGCGGTGCTGCGCCTGAGGGCAATCAGCCCCCTGTGGGAGATGCACCAGCAAGGCGTGGACGTCGACGCGCTGCAATGGGCGCCGGCGCTGAGCGACCGCTAA
- a CDS encoding amino acid aminotransferase: MSLFSAVQMAARDPIFGLNDQFAKDANPNKVNLGVGVYFTDEGKLPLLECVRQAEQAMLQAPKARNYLPMDGIAAYDAAVKALVFGAQSEVVRSGRVATVQSLGGTGGLKIGADFLHQLQPGAKALVSNPTWANHNAIFQHAGFQVGNYTYYDAAGRKVDFDGMLADLRAAAPGTVVVLHACCHNPTGYDLSAAQWDQVVDVVREKQLVAFLDMAYQGFGQGIKEDATAIEKFTASGLSFFVSTSFSKSFSLYGERVGAVSVVTQSKDETERVLSQLKITVRTNYSNPPTHGASIVASVLQSTELRALWEKELGEMRTRIQSMRRALVDGLKAAGVTQDMSFITTQVGMFSYSGLSKDQMVRLKSEFGVYGTDSGRMCVAALNTRNVDYVAKAIAAVL; encoded by the coding sequence ATGTCTCTGTTTTCCGCCGTGCAAATGGCAGCGCGCGACCCGATCTTCGGCCTCAACGACCAATTCGCCAAAGACGCGAATCCGAACAAGGTCAACCTGGGTGTGGGGGTGTACTTCACCGACGAAGGCAAGCTGCCCCTGCTCGAATGCGTGCGCCAGGCGGAACAGGCCATGCTGCAGGCCCCCAAGGCGCGCAACTACCTGCCGATGGACGGCATCGCCGCCTACGACGCCGCCGTCAAGGCCCTGGTGTTTGGCGCGCAATCCGAAGTGGTGCGCTCCGGGCGCGTCGCCACGGTGCAAAGCCTGGGCGGCACCGGCGGGCTGAAGATAGGCGCCGACTTTCTGCACCAGCTCCAGCCCGGCGCCAAGGCGCTGGTGTCCAACCCCACGTGGGCGAACCACAACGCGATCTTTCAGCACGCGGGCTTTCAGGTAGGCAACTACACCTACTACGACGCCGCCGGCCGCAAGGTCGACTTCGACGGCATGCTCGCCGACCTGCGCGCCGCCGCGCCCGGCACCGTGGTGGTGCTGCACGCCTGCTGCCACAACCCCACGGGCTACGACTTGAGCGCCGCGCAGTGGGACCAGGTCGTGGACGTGGTGCGCGAAAAGCAGCTCGTCGCCTTCCTGGACATGGCCTACCAGGGCTTTGGCCAGGGCATCAAGGAAGACGCGACGGCGATCGAGAAATTCACCGCCTCAGGTTTGAGCTTCTTCGTCTCCACTTCATTTTCCAAGAGCTTCAGCCTCTACGGCGAGCGCGTGGGCGCGGTGTCGGTCGTGACGCAAAGCAAGGACGAAACCGAGCGCGTGCTGTCACAACTCAAGATCACGGTGCGCACCAACTACTCCAACCCGCCCACGCACGGCGCGAGCATCGTCGCCAGCGTGCTGCAAAGCACCGAACTGCGCGCGCTGTGGGAAAAGGAGTTGGGCGAGATGCGCACCCGCATCCAGAGCATGCGCCGCGCCCTGGTCGACGGCCTGAAGGCTGCGGGCGTCACGCAGGACATGTCCTTCATCACCACGCAGGTCGGCATGTTCAGTTATTCGGGCCTCTCCAAGGATCAAATGGTGCGCCTGAAGAGCGAGTTCGGCGTCTATGGCACCGACAGCGGGCGCATGTGCGTGGCCGCGCTGAACACGCGCAACGTCGACTACGTGGCCAAGGCGATTGCGGCGGTGCTGTAA
- a CDS encoding YbaB/EbfC family nucleoid-associated protein — MFNKGQLAGLMKQAQAMQDNLKKAQDELERIEVEGESGAGMVKVLMTCKHDVKRVTIDPGLLAEDKDMLEDLVAAAFNAAVRKAEETSQEKMGKITAGMPGLPGGMKFPF, encoded by the coding sequence ATGTTCAACAAAGGACAGCTTGCCGGCCTCATGAAGCAGGCCCAGGCCATGCAGGACAACCTCAAGAAGGCGCAAGACGAGCTCGAGCGCATCGAGGTCGAGGGCGAATCGGGCGCCGGCATGGTCAAGGTGCTCATGACCTGCAAGCACGACGTCAAGCGCGTCACCATCGACCCCGGCCTGCTGGCCGAGGACAAGGACATGCTCGAAGACCTCGTGGCCGCGGCCTTCAACGCGGCCGTGCGCAAGGCCGAGGAGACCTCGCAGGAGAAGATGGGCAAGATCACTGCCGGCATGCCGGGCCTGCCCGGCGGCATGAAGTTTCCGTTCTGA
- the iscR gene encoding Fe-S cluster assembly transcriptional regulator IscR: protein MRLTTKGRFAVTAMIDLALRQNSGPVTLAAISQRQQISLSYLEQLFGKLRRHELVESTRGPGGGYTLARKAGSITVADIIVSVDEPIDATQCGGSENCMGGGKCMTHDLWTALNQRVVEFLDSVTLQKLVDEQLARGIRIEDRPATRRAISTVPVVKPIRVNAPNSVFALGSAAFAK, encoded by the coding sequence ATGCGCCTCACTACCAAAGGCCGTTTTGCCGTCACCGCCATGATCGATCTGGCCTTGCGCCAGAACAGTGGTCCGGTGACGCTGGCAGCGATCAGCCAGCGTCAGCAGATCTCGCTGTCCTATCTGGAACAGCTCTTTGGCAAGCTGCGCCGCCATGAACTTGTGGAATCCACACGCGGCCCGGGCGGCGGCTACACGCTGGCGCGCAAGGCCGGCTCCATCACCGTGGCCGACATCATCGTGTCGGTGGACGAACCGATCGACGCGACGCAATGCGGCGGCAGCGAAAACTGCATGGGTGGCGGCAAGTGCATGACGCACGACTTGTGGACTGCGCTGAACCAGCGCGTGGTCGAGTTCCTCGACTCGGTCACGCTGCAAAAGCTCGTTGACGAGCAACTGGCGCGCGGCATCCGCATTGAAGACCGCCCGGCCACGCGGCGCGCGATCTCCACCGTGCCGGTGGTCAAGCCCATCCGCGTGAACGCGCCCAATTCGGTGTTTGCGCTGGGCAGCGCGGCGTTTGCCAAATAG
- a CDS encoding amino acid ABC transporter substrate-binding protein — MNKALTLLAAGVAMAFASTAVQAGDTYNAVKKKGFVQCGINPGLPGFSLADSKGVWKGLDIDMCRAIAATVFGDASKFKVTPLTTQQRFTALQSGEVDVLTRNSTATIVRDTTLGLMSTGTNYYDSQGVIVKKSLGVKSASELDGASVCVLQGTTTELNLADWFRSHKITYKPVVIETSEGGFRTFEAGRCDATTSDKSQLAALRASSSAPDDFVILPEDFSKEPLGPMVRQGDDEWFMVVRWTLNAMLEAEEYGITSKNVEQMLKSDNPNVQRILGVNGEMGKGLGVDNRWAYNIVKQVGNYGESFDRNVGKDSPLKLDRGLNAQWTKGGVMYAWPIR; from the coding sequence ATGAACAAGGCACTGACTCTGCTGGCCGCCGGCGTGGCTATGGCATTTGCCAGCACGGCCGTCCAGGCGGGGGACACCTACAACGCGGTCAAGAAAAAGGGCTTCGTGCAGTGCGGCATCAACCCGGGTCTGCCGGGGTTCTCGCTGGCCGACAGCAAGGGGGTCTGGAAGGGCCTGGACATCGACATGTGTCGCGCGATTGCGGCCACGGTCTTCGGTGACGCGTCCAAGTTCAAGGTGACGCCGCTGACCACGCAGCAACGCTTCACCGCTCTGCAGTCGGGCGAGGTGGATGTGCTGACGCGCAACTCGACGGCGACCATCGTGCGCGACACCACGCTCGGATTGATGAGCACCGGCACCAACTACTACGACAGCCAGGGCGTGATCGTCAAGAAGAGCCTCGGCGTGAAGAGTGCCAGCGAGCTCGACGGTGCCTCGGTCTGCGTGCTGCAGGGCACGACCACCGAGCTGAACCTGGCCGACTGGTTCCGCTCGCACAAGATCACCTACAAGCCGGTGGTGATCGAGACTTCCGAAGGAGGCTTTCGCACCTTCGAGGCCGGCCGCTGCGACGCCACTACCAGCGACAAGTCGCAACTGGCGGCGCTGCGCGCGTCCTCGTCGGCGCCGGACGACTTCGTCATCCTGCCCGAAGACTTCTCCAAGGAGCCGCTCGGCCCCATGGTGCGCCAGGGCGATGACGAATGGTTCATGGTGGTGCGCTGGACGCTCAACGCCATGTTGGAGGCCGAGGAGTACGGCATCACCTCCAAGAACGTCGAGCAGATGCTCAAGAGCGACAACCCCAATGTGCAGCGCATCCTGGGCGTGAACGGCGAGATGGGCAAGGGCCTCGGCGTGGACAACCGCTGGGCCTACAACATCGTCAAGCAGGTGGGCAACTACGGCGAATCCTTCGATCGCAACGTCGGCAAGGATTCCCCGCTCAAGCTCGACCGCGGCCTCAATGCCCAGTGGACCAAGGGCGGCGTGATGTACGCCTGGCCCATCCGCTGA
- the dnaQ gene encoding DNA polymerase III subunit epsilon produces MTSNAVRQIVLDTETTGLSAEQGDRIVELGCVELVGRRLTGNNLHLYFNPERESEEGALRVHGLSSEFLRDKPKFAECAEQIFGYLQGAELIIHNAAFDMGFLEMEFARLKRPPLAAALAGVLDTLMLARDLYPGKRNTLDALCDRLEVDRSDRTLHGALLDAELLASVYIQMTRGQESLLVAPGVVDSPQAIAAAALDLSGFDLPVLLADARELAAHEAVLLQIDKASAGQTVWKPARDATQAVP; encoded by the coding sequence ATGACGAGCAACGCCGTGCGCCAGATCGTGCTGGATACGGAAACCACCGGACTGTCGGCCGAGCAGGGCGACCGCATTGTCGAGCTCGGCTGCGTGGAGCTGGTGGGCCGACGCCTGACGGGCAACAACCTGCACCTGTACTTCAACCCCGAGCGCGAGAGCGAGGAAGGCGCGCTGCGCGTGCACGGCCTGAGCAGCGAATTCCTGCGCGACAAGCCAAAGTTTGCGGAATGCGCCGAGCAGATTTTTGGTTACCTCCAGGGTGCGGAGCTCATCATCCACAACGCCGCCTTCGACATGGGCTTTCTGGAGATGGAGTTCGCGCGTCTGAAGCGCCCGCCGCTTGCCGCTGCGCTGGCGGGCGTGCTCGACACCCTGATGTTGGCGCGCGACCTCTATCCGGGCAAGCGCAACACGCTCGACGCGCTGTGCGACCGTCTGGAGGTGGACCGCTCGGACCGCACGCTGCACGGTGCGCTGCTCGATGCGGAGCTGCTCGCCAGCGTCTACATCCAGATGACGCGTGGCCAGGAATCTCTGCTGGTTGCGCCCGGTGTCGTGGACAGCCCGCAGGCGATCGCTGCCGCGGCGCTGGACCTGAGCGGCTTCGATCTGCCGGTGCTGCTGGCCGACGCCCGCGAGCTCGCCGCCCACGAGGCCGTGCTGCTGCAGATCGACAAGGCAAGCGCAGGCCAGACGGTGTGGAAACCTGCCCGGGATGCGACGCAAGCTGTGCCATAA
- a CDS encoding iron-sulfur cluster assembly scaffold protein: MAYSQQVNDHFENPRNCGSFDAAEPGVATAMVGSPRAGEVIRLQLRLHADGVHIEEARFKAYGAAPAIAAASFVAQWLGGKSLEQALALGHADVSQALALQPSQLHSAILAQEAVRAAVAALSGGASREENSKP, from the coding sequence ATGGCGTATTCGCAGCAGGTCAACGACCATTTCGAGAACCCGCGCAATTGCGGCTCGTTCGACGCCGCCGAGCCGGGCGTCGCCACCGCCATGGTCGGTTCGCCCCGAGCGGGCGAAGTGATACGGCTGCAGCTTCGCCTGCACGCCGACGGCGTGCACATCGAAGAAGCGCGCTTCAAGGCCTACGGCGCGGCGCCGGCCATAGCCGCCGCTTCTTTTGTCGCACAGTGGCTGGGTGGCAAGAGCCTGGAGCAAGCCCTGGCGCTGGGCCACGCCGATGTGTCCCAGGCCCTGGCGCTGCAGCCGTCGCAGCTGCACAGTGCCATCCTGGCCCAGGAGGCGGTGCGGGCCGCGGTCGCTGCGCTGTCTGGCGGAGCGTCACGAGAGGAGAACAGCAAACCATGA
- the recR gene encoding recombination mediator RecR: MSDAGSLQALIQALRRLPGVGVKSAQRMAYHMLQHDRSGAQMLARALQQACEHLGHCERCHTFSEQALCAICRDGGRDATRLCVVETPADQAAMERTGAFNGLYFVLMGRLSPLDGVGPADIGMQQLLQRAADGVVQEVILATSFTAEGEATAHALSEALKRLGVRVTRLARGVPVGSELEYVDLGTIAHALADRR, translated from the coding sequence GTGTCCGATGCCGGCAGCCTGCAGGCGCTGATCCAGGCGCTGCGCCGCCTGCCCGGGGTGGGCGTGAAGTCTGCCCAGCGCATGGCCTACCACATGCTGCAGCACGACCGTTCAGGCGCGCAAATGCTGGCGCGGGCGCTGCAGCAGGCCTGCGAGCACCTGGGCCATTGCGAGCGCTGCCACACCTTTTCCGAGCAGGCACTGTGTGCCATCTGCCGCGACGGCGGGCGCGACGCCACCCGCCTGTGCGTGGTCGAAACCCCGGCCGACCAGGCTGCGATGGAGCGCACCGGCGCCTTCAATGGCCTGTACTTCGTGCTCATGGGGCGGCTGTCGCCACTGGACGGCGTCGGGCCGGCAGACATCGGCATGCAGCAACTGCTGCAACGCGCCGCCGACGGCGTGGTGCAGGAGGTGATTCTGGCCACCAGCTTCACCGCCGAGGGTGAAGCCACTGCCCACGCCTTGTCCGAGGCGCTCAAGCGCCTGGGGGTGCGCGTGACCCGGCTGGCGCGCGGGGTGCCGGTGGGCAGCGAGCTGGAATACGTCGATCTGGGCACCATCGCCCATGCGCTGGCGGACCGACGCTAG
- the uvrB gene encoding excinuclease ABC subunit UvrB — MQDLVAPAPAAQGEFVQFPDSPFQLFQPYPPAGDQPEAIDKLVEGVRDGEAFQTLLGVTGSGKTFTMANVIARLGRPAMVFAPNKTLAAQLYSEFREFFPKNAVEYFVSYYDYYQPEAYVPQRDLFIEKDSAINEHIEQMRLSATKSLLERRDVVIVGTVSAIYGIGNPESYHRMVMTLRAGDPMGQRDVIAQLVRMQYQRSDMDFARGQFRVRGDTIDVFPAEHSELAVRIELFDDEVESLQLFDPLTGQVVQRIPRFTVYPRSHYVTPRDVVLSAVETIKQELVERVKFFVDQGKLVEAQRLEQRTRFDIEMLTEVGHCKGIENYSRHLSGAAPGEPPSTLTDYLPRDTVMFLDESHQMIGQLNAMYNGDRSRKTTLVEYGFRLPSALDNRPLKFEEFERRMRQVVFVSATPADYEKEHSGQIVDQVVRPTGLVDPEIEVRPATSQVDDVLQEIRERVKVHERVLITTLTKRMAEQLTEYLAENGVAVRYLHSDVDTVERVEIIRDLRLGTFDVLVGINLLREGLDIPEVSLVAILDADKEGFLRAERSLIQTIGRAARNLHGKAILYADRITDSMKKAIDETERRRARQTAYNQARGIAPRAIVKQVRDLIDGVYSEKAGRDAEKAAQAQLQRARVEDMDQKDLAREIKRLEQAMYEHARNLEFEQAAQARDDLALLRGALFGS; from the coding sequence ATGCAAGACCTTGTCGCCCCCGCACCCGCTGCCCAGGGTGAATTCGTGCAGTTTCCGGATTCGCCCTTCCAGCTTTTCCAGCCCTATCCGCCCGCCGGCGACCAGCCCGAGGCGATAGACAAGCTGGTAGAGGGCGTGCGCGACGGCGAGGCCTTCCAGACCCTGCTGGGCGTGACCGGATCGGGCAAGACCTTCACCATGGCCAACGTCATCGCGCGGCTGGGGCGGCCGGCGATGGTGTTTGCGCCGAACAAGACGCTGGCGGCGCAGCTCTACAGCGAATTTCGCGAGTTCTTCCCGAAAAACGCGGTCGAGTACTTCGTCAGTTACTACGACTACTACCAGCCCGAGGCCTATGTGCCGCAGCGCGACCTGTTCATTGAAAAAGACAGCGCGATCAACGAGCACATCGAGCAGATGCGGCTTTCTGCCACCAAAAGCCTGCTCGAGCGCCGCGACGTGGTCATCGTCGGCACCGTCTCGGCGATCTACGGCATAGGCAATCCCGAGAGCTACCACCGCATGGTGATGACCCTGCGCGCCGGCGACCCCATGGGACAGCGTGACGTGATCGCCCAGCTCGTGCGCATGCAGTACCAGAGAAGCGACATGGACTTCGCGCGCGGACAGTTTCGCGTTCGCGGCGACACCATCGACGTCTTTCCCGCCGAGCATTCGGAGCTTGCCGTGCGCATAGAGCTGTTCGACGACGAGGTGGAAAGCCTGCAACTGTTTGACCCCCTGACCGGCCAGGTGGTGCAGCGCATCCCGCGCTTCACCGTGTATCCGCGCAGCCACTACGTGACGCCGCGCGACGTGGTGCTCTCGGCCGTCGAGACCATCAAGCAGGAACTGGTCGAGCGGGTGAAATTCTTCGTCGACCAGGGCAAGCTGGTGGAAGCGCAGCGTCTGGAGCAGCGCACCCGCTTCGACATCGAGATGCTCACGGAAGTGGGCCACTGCAAGGGCATCGAGAACTACTCCCGGCATTTGTCGGGTGCGGCACCGGGCGAGCCGCCCTCGACGCTGACCGACTACCTGCCCAGGGACACGGTGATGTTCCTCGACGAGAGCCACCAGATGATCGGGCAACTCAACGCCATGTACAACGGCGACCGTTCGCGCAAGACCACGCTGGTGGAATACGGCTTTCGCCTGCCTTCGGCGCTGGACAACCGACCGCTCAAGTTCGAGGAGTTCGAGCGCCGCATGCGCCAGGTGGTCTTCGTCTCGGCCACGCCGGCAGACTATGAAAAAGAGCACTCGGGCCAGATCGTCGACCAGGTGGTGCGCCCCACCGGCCTGGTGGACCCCGAAATCGAGGTGCGCCCGGCGACCAGCCAGGTGGACGACGTCTTGCAGGAAATCCGCGAGCGCGTGAAGGTGCACGAGCGGGTCTTGATCACCACGCTGACCAAGCGCATGGCCGAGCAGCTCACCGAATACCTGGCGGAAAACGGTGTCGCGGTGCGCTACCTGCACTCGGACGTCGATACCGTGGAGCGCGTGGAGATTATCCGCGACCTGCGCCTGGGCACGTTTGACGTGCTCGTCGGCATCAACCTGCTGCGCGAGGGTCTGGACATCCCCGAGGTCTCGCTGGTCGCGATTCTGGACGCCGACAAGGAAGGCTTTCTGCGCGCCGAGCGCAGCCTGATCCAGACCATTGGCCGTGCGGCGCGCAATCTGCATGGCAAGGCCATTCTGTACGCCGACCGCATCACCGATTCGATGAAGAAGGCCATCGACGAGACCGAGCGGCGCCGCGCCAGACAGACCGCGTACAACCAGGCCCGTGGCATAGCGCCGCGTGCCATCGTCAAGCAGGTGCGCGACCTGATCGATGGCGTGTACAGCGAAAAGGCCGGGCGCGACGCGGAAAAAGCGGCCCAGGCACAACTGCAGCGCGCCCGGGTGGAAGACATGGACCAAAAGGATTTGGCGCGCGAAATCAAGCGCCTGGAGCAGGCCATGTACGAACACGCACGCAATCTGGAGTTCGAGCAGGCGGCGCAGGCGCGCGACGACTTGGCGCTACTGCGAGGCGCCCTGTTCGGTTCTTGA